The window TTGCAGCAGTGGGGAAAGAGCAACTGTGGAAGCCCCAGGAGATAAAGTTTTAGAGCAACCAGCATTTCAGAGgcttgtgaaagaaaaaatgccttACTGACTTGGCTGTTGTCTTGGCCTACCTTTAGAAGGTTTTATTGCTATAGTCATGACTGCTGGGATGAGGAGACAGGGAGTGGGGAAGAAGAAATCCCACTTGTAACAGACGTGCttaaactgaaaggaaatggTGCTCAGATGATGTGTTGTTGCAGTTCTGCTGGTACAGTAGGTTTCTGTTTGGAGAAAAGTTAAAAGCTTGGCCAGCAAGGGAGCTCTCTGGCATTATGGTTATGCAGATTTAATTGAGAGATTTCAGTGGCTGGGACCACAAGCCAGACTGCATGtgatcaagaagaaaaatcctggTGATAGAAGCAGAGCAGAATTTTGAAGGCAGAACAGAGTGTGGAGGGACTAGTAAAGCACACAGGATTAGAAAGTTTGTAAGGACTAAACAAGAAAGGGCAcacaggctgctgggctgggctgtgggcatGCCTTAGGGGAGTCATGGGAGGGCAATGAATAGGAATGCACACAAAAGAGGCAGCAGATAAAGCAGTACAACAGTCCGAagtcaaaaacaaaacaaaagaatgacTGGGTGAAAGAAAAGCTAACCAAGGGAAAAATTAGAACTAAGgatggggagaaggagaagTGGGAGAACCAATGTGCTGGTATAGTATCAATTAGGTCTTGGGTGGAGCACGGACAacaaggaaaggaggaaaaaattctgcataGCTCTTTGCCACAGACACTGCTGCCATACTTCCTGCGTAATGGATTGTACTTGCTATTTACCAGGGAGCATCTTAAAAGGAGCACAGGAGTTAACATGTTCTCCTGTACCTAGATCTGTACTGTTACCTTCCTGAGGGAGCAGGCTGTCAGCTGCAGGATTGTCACGCGTATTGACAGCATGAAAGGCTCTGCTTTTACCGGGATATGAAGGAATCGATATGTGCAGGAGCAACAAAGTGTAATGGGAACAAGAGCTCCAAGCACAATGATTATCTTTGGTTGCCTTCTGGTAAGTAATTCCCAAAGGCTAAGTTAGAAATTTCAAGTTACCAAGATCTCACTAATTCTTAACCCTGTTGCTCTTGCTTTGCCTACAGAGAGAACATTACGCTTAGTTCTGTACACGTGCTGTGAAGTGCTGGTCATCTGTGCAGCTCCAGTGTGGCTGTCAAATACTAgtattgtttttaaagcagtaagCAAGGACCCAAAGGGTTTTATGCTTTATTTGGATGTAACGATATCAGGGCGGTTTCATGCAGGTATTAAATAACTGGACTTTATCAGGGGTTCTGCCAGCTTCCCCCCAAGGAAGAAAGTCTGAAAGTGTTCCGCATGCTGAAAGCGCTAAATGCTATCAGATTGGAAAACTactgctctgctgcagtcaTTAGTGAATAAATGATGTAGCCATGTGTCTGTCCTTCCGTGTATTGGAGGaagaacactgaaataattctaaagtgacaagagaaagaaaatcaggcAGTCAAACAGAAATGGGGAAGGCAAAGAGACAGGGAAAGTGAAGCCATGCATGCgcaggaaaggggaagaaatagAAGTGAAGAGACTTAACATACTGCCTTGAATTGAGTGTTGGTGTCCTAGTCTTCTGACTGCTATTACTACTAATTATATACTATGTTTTCCAGCAGTATTTCACAGGACTTCCCAAGCATGGCAAAATACTCCCTCTTGGACACtacaaaggagaaagaggaatgaAGCCATGCAGTAAGATCGGAATGTGCTGGTAGGCTCACCCTAGCAGACCACAGCAGCGGGAGCTCATGTATTTTAATTcccaagaaattaaatactagTATCAATTTCCAACAAAAAGCAGTAGCTAACTCGGGGAGCAATACCAGCTGATTATGGAAGAAGCCATGTCCATCTTCCTCTGGTTACTTGGTGTAGGTCTTTAGTGAGAAAGTAAAAGGCAAGGATGCACCGGAGGGTCTGTGCATTAGGTCAGTGCTGTAGCGTTTGTTTGGTTAGCTGTGCAGCACGAGATCTCTGCAATGCCTACAGAATGCCCcgtacatttttttaaaaataatgtaatcaCAGAGTATATAAAGAATCATGAGGCCTGAGTTCCTTTTACTGTATAGCTCATAATCCTGAAATTACTTGGTGATAACTCACGCAGCATGGGCTTGCTagcacagcccctctggctGCATCTATATTACACAACCTAGAAATAATTACTACTTTCCCAACCATATCTCAGCTCCACTTCAGGATGAGATCTGGTTGCACAATATTCTTGCACCCTGATTTTCATATCAAGAAACCAATGTCTGTGGATGTGATCTGCAGCGTGCCCAGCAGACATCTGCCTCTAAGAACCAccacagctggaaatcttttcTTCCCACACACACTTAAGCTGTATATTTCCATTTCCACTTCTTACCTCTGCCCTACAACATTTTCTTCATCATCCTGCCCATTTTCTGTTTAGCCCTAGTCTGACTCCAGGCAGTTTCAGCAATGCAgtgagggctgcagcaggccagtttgttttacaaacatgttaaaataatttttctaggTATTCAAAACATCCAGTCTGCCTAAAGCTGGTTCCAGCTACATAAAGtaagaggagaaataaaaggggaaaacccCCATAGTGCAACTTGCTGCCTAATGGGCTTCTATCTTTTTGCAGGTTGTTTCTCTACAGTGGTGTAACatgcagagaaacaaacagcagcttttccacatcctcctcttcctggaAAATACACTGCACACCCAAAGAAAGGATGGGGTGTGCTATAGGTGGGACTAGGTATATCATGACAGAGGAGCTGGTTTGCTTCAGCCTGATGAAAAGTGATGTAAAACTTCTTTGCTTGGAGGTCTCTGAAAGGCAGGTGGGTCCCTTACTCTGGGCACTCCCAGGGGGAACTCaacaggaaggagaagggaggaaaggacAACTACTTCCACTGCATTTTCTTATATCCCTCTGCTGATAAACCTCTGACTAATCCCTTTCTTGTGCGACTTCGTGCTGGCTACCCAATCACATGGGGCTTAAATTGTAGCTATCGcattaaaaacacaaaggaaaatctCTCAGCAGAGTTAAATCACCCACGCGGTGCTGGGGTTTCCAGTCCCCGCCGCTTTAAAGTAGATTGACAGAGCTGTGAGCATACTactgcagggggcagggggctgtccCCAAGACATATACTTTCCATCTTACCCTCTACGGTATATATTTTTGAGGACTGGTAAGGCTCCACCCAGGACTGAGAGGCAGCACACAAATTTTCCATGGGGAAAAGGCTTCTTGCCAAGATAGCTGTCTAAAGAATTAAGGGCTACGTACTTAATTTACATTGGTAAACTATTTACGTGTGTTGTGGCTTTAACTCCTGGGAAACTGCAACACTAAAACCAAAGTCCTATCACAGTCTGTGACACGGAATACAGCTACTACaaaaaagcaatattttgtTATCTAATCTCAATAGAGAAACTTAAAACTACAtattatagaaatatatatattatataaataaaataacaagtAAGTGTATGTGTTTATAATATGCATTTATAGCTAAAAactatttattaattatttataatataaaaataattaataatttaaagtatttatttaaggATGTATAATGTGAGGTATACTCATTAGGTTTACAGACAACAAATCTCACTGCCCAGgttacatgtcttttaaaatggCAGAGCACAAGTGGTGGAAATAAATTTATGATTTATTGAAGATTCACATACTGGAAACTGAAATGTACACTAGAACAAAATCTTCCCCAGTGATAATTCATCATTTACTGCTCAATCTCTTGCAATTTTCCCTATGTATGTTTGTATAGAATCCTCTGCACGTAGTGTACTTTAAAGACAAACCGTTGCTTTGGCTACCTTCCTTCCAAACAGCTGCCCAACGTCCTGCTGtaggtttttcttcttcttctttggTCACCCACTTGGGAAGTGTCATCCACATCTATTCTTAAAAAAGTTAAGTTCCTCTTGGATATTTCTAGTTTAAATGCTGCCTAGGCCTGAATTTCTTCAGCTTGCCAGGTATTGTTTTAATAGGGTAAAACAGAACAAGCACCTCCTCCAAGGGGTGCTTTAATAGCAGTGGGACGTTCATGGCGCATCACCACTGGTAAGGCTCAAGAGCTTTACAAGCGGACTGTGCCCTTTACAGCAAACCAGAGGTGAAACGGTTGCGCTGAGTGGCACTCACCGCCGCAGCATTAGtacctgggctgctgctggggtttgTAGGAGCTGGATTCCACGCTGGGCTTTGCCTCTGAAAGCACCAAATGCAAAGGTCACAACCGTGACTCTTTCCAGCGCTTGACGGGCATCCGGTAGGGTCAGCTCTGATCTGGTGGCCTAGCGCAAAAGGGGCACCCCTTGCTGTCAGGGCTCATGGGGCAGCTGGTAGTAAGGGTGCCTGAAAGCTCTAGTACAAACTAAACGCAACAAGAACGACAGTTACTCTCAGAGTTCTCACTAATGTACTACCTCAGTTGGCCCAGCCAGTAACTTGCCACCCAGCATCTCCTCTTGGCTTAGTACAGGAAGTATTGCTGCTTACATTACAGGTAGAAGCAGCCATCGAGTGGGATGTAGTCACATATATGTCATGAATATCCTATATTACTGTTCATATATTTCAGCTAACTTGAAAAGCTCATTGGCTTTACCAGGTATTTTACTTAGAAGCTgacagaaatggagaaaattgTCTTACGAAGCAACATAGCACAGAGatcagaaaagcaagcaaaacctGCTCACCGTGATGCGTTTGAATCACCCTGAATAAAATCAACATAGTTTCTTGCTATTCTGAGCCATTTTCCTTCTCCCGAGGTATACTAATAGGATCTGTTTTACTGAACTGCTCCGTGAAGTCTGACTCACTGCTTGATACTGTTTCATAACCTGAAGTGATGTAAAGTCCTTGCACAACTGCAACTTTGACATGGcaactttccctttttttcctttttttttttttaataatctggCCACTGAATGCTCAAACTAGTAAAGTGCATTTTGTGCTGATTTATAAGCATTACTTGGaaattcataagaaaaaaaaaagcaagcctttTCTTTCGCCCTTAAAGAAATGTCCAATCAAAAGCAAACTACAGCgactctgaaagaaaataccttcaGTTAAATAGCGGCCTGAAACTGTCCGCTCTCGAGTGCACAGGGTAAATGGCATCGCCTGGAAGGGGCGACGGACGGGAAGCGGGGGGTCTGCTGTGCTGCCACCGCGTCTGACTGCGGGCAGCGCAGCCACGTGCGTGCACAGCTGGACGGCTGTGCACGACGGGAAAACGCATATGCAAAGCCAAAGCAAATAATAAACTTTCTTGGgttgttccttttttaaaaaaaaaagagcacgTTCCATCCAAATACCGGCCCGGCAAAGCAGTGCCTGCGAGCGCTACCCTCCGCCCGAGCGCTGGGACCGGCCCGGGGCCcacccggccccgccgcggaAGCGCGACCGGCAGCAGCGGGGCCGGTGCTCCCCCCAGCGCCCGCCGCGCCCGTCCCGCCCGGGCGGGGCCTGCTGGCCGGGGCTGTCGCCAGCGGCTTCGCGCTCGCCGCGGGACGCCCTCCGCAAACTGCCCcgccagcccggccccggcggagACGAGGCCGCCCGGCTGCGGCACCGCTCCGGGAGCCACCGGGACCCAGGCAgcggctgcccggggagggggcggcggggggcagccccggcaggACCCAGACACGGCCGCAGCGGCCCCTCGGCCAGGCCCCGCCGCTGGGCTGCGCCGCCCCGCGGGCTCtccccgtcccgtcccgtcccgtcccgtcccctcccgccccgccggcagccccgcggTTACCTCCGCTCCCGCGCTGCCGCCACCCGTCGCGCCTCCTCTGCCGGGAGGCGGTGGCGCCCGCCCCCAGGGCCGCCCgggcccctcccgccgccgggcccgccccgAGGAGGGAcccgcggcgccgggcgggAGGAGCGGCGCGGGCTGGGCCCAGGGCGGCGGGTGCGGCGAGCGCAGGGGCCGGGCGACCGACCGACCTCCCGCCTGTCCCCCCAGGCCCGACGGGggggcggctgccggcggggccgcACGGTTCCCGTGGCAacgcggggcgcggcggcggcgcaggcggccgggcggcggccaTGGGCAGCTGGGCCGCGGCGCCATGGCGGCTTGGTGGCTGCAGCGTGCGCGGCGGCCTCCGCGGCGCACCGCGGCGGCGGGCCAGCTCCCGCCCCGGCGGTGGGGACCGGGCGGCGACCCTGAGCGACCTGCTGCAGAGCTCGGTGGAGGGCGAGGagccgggcgcggcggcggcgaggcggGAGCGGCGGCCCCCCCGGGAGGGCACGGTGCTGCTCTTCCCCGGGCAGGGCAGCCAGTTCGTGGGGATGGGCCGCGAGCTGCTGCGGTTCCCCGGCGTGCGGGACATGTACCGCCAGGCCGAGCGGGTGCTGGGCTACGACCTGCTCTCCCTCTGCCTGGAGGGGCCGCGGGACGAGCTGGACCGCACCCGGCACTGCCAGCCCGCCGTGTTCGTCGCCTCCCTGGCCGCCGTGGAGAAGCTCAACCACCAGCAGCCTAAAGTGAGGGgcgcgccgcggcggggggcggggggccgggccctCGGGGGCCCCtccgggggcggccgggccggcgggcggctgccgggggcgggggggccggggcgcgcCGCGGGGGCTGACGGGCGGCTCGGGTCTGTCTCCGTGCAGGTGGTGCAGAGCTGCGTGGCGGCGGCGGGGTACAGCGTGGGCGAGTTCGCGGCGCTGGTCTTCGCTGGAGCGCTGGACTTTGCCGAAGGTGCCCGGGGATCGCGCTGAGCCCCCTGGCAGCATCTCTCCGAGCCCCCCGGCAGGGATCTCCCCGGAGCCCCCTGCCAAGgatcccccagccccagcttttTCCAAAGCATCGCCCGTTACCACTGCTTCCCTCccactttttttaaattagaggATACGTTCGGCTTCCACTGTTCACTTTAAGATGTGTAATGCAGCATTAAAAGCATTGACGTGTCATGCGAGCAAACAGCCGCCCTTCCTTGCACGGCTGCCCAGCGCCTTCAGCGCCGTTTCTCGGGGCTGGGATTTACCGAGCatctctgtttctctccttAGCGCTGTACGCGGTGAAAGTGCGCGCCGAAGCCATGCAAAAGGCGTCGGAGGCTGTCCCCAGTGGAATGCTATCGGTTATCGGCCGGCGAGAGGCAAATTACCGATTTGCCTGCTTGGAAGCTCGTAAACACTGTGAATCGCTGGGTATAGAAAACCCCGTGTGTGCCATTTCAAACTATTTGTTTCCAGACAGCAGAGTCATTGCAGGACACCTACAGGTATTGCTTCGGAATCACTGTCCCTTGAGTTCAatgtaatgtttcattttttaaaaaaaacttttcctttgcCCTTCTGTGTGGTTACGGCTGGCCTTCGCTGGTCCAAACATAAGTATGTggcctgtgggtttttttcccagcgTGTGCTCAGTTGTTGGGTAAGGAAAGGAATCCCTTTCTCACGATAAGTCTGATGAGGCGGTTGTTGTGGGGTGACTTGAGTAAAACCTTTGTCGTCCAAGACtctcacttctctctctcttttataGGCTTTGGAGTTTTTGCAGGAGAATGCTCGAAAATACTATTTTACACGTACAAAAATGCTTCCAGTCAGTGGGGCTTTTCATACCAGACTTATGGAACCAGCAGTAGAGCCATTGGCTGACGTCCTAAAATCGATTGAGATTCAGAAACCATTGGTCTGTGTCTATTCCAATGTTGATGGCAAAAAGTACATGCACTCAAAGCACATTCAGAAGCTGTTAGTGAAGCAGGTGGTTTCACCTGTTATGTGGGAACAGACCATGCATTCTGTATACGAAAGAAAGCAAGGAACAGAATTTCCTTACACGTATGAAGTGGGGCCTGGGAAGCAACTAGGAGCCATTctcaaaaaatgtaatttaaaggcCTGGAAACAGTATAACCATGTAGATGCTCTGGAAGATGAGGAGGCAGCAGAAACCTAAGTAGCCTTTTGAGAAAAACCCACGCAACTTGTTTGATCTgcctaatttaaaaataaccttgtGCTCCCAAAAGAGGAAGTTGTAAACATTCATGGCTTCTCATGATGAAAAGAGCACCGTGCGCATAATCGCAATGAACTTTTTCCTTCCCCGTGTGCCTCAGGTGTGAAAGGGGAGAGCAAAGTCTGGCTCTGCCATCTGTGTCGTGACTGCGAAACTGCCAATAAACATGCCAAATAGCCGCCTGTTTGGCCTCAGTCCTGCAAGCAACTTCCCCTCTCAGGGcgggttttggtgttggttttttttcttttttcaaatttttttggGGGGCGTGGATTCAAGTTGAAGTTGGTAGCTTCGGCTGGCTGGTGCAGGGATCACCTGCATGGATACAGGGTTAGAACCGA of the Falco cherrug isolate bFalChe1 chromosome 5, bFalChe1.pri, whole genome shotgun sequence genome contains:
- the MCAT gene encoding malonyl-CoA-acyl carrier protein transacylase, mitochondrial, with the protein product MGSWAAAPWRLGGCSVRGGLRGAPRRRASSRPGGGDRAATLSDLLQSSVEGEEPGAAAARRERRPPREGTVLLFPGQGSQFVGMGRELLRFPGVRDMYRQAERVLGYDLLSLCLEGPRDELDRTRHCQPAVFVASLAAVEKLNHQQPKVVQSCVAAAGYSVGEFAALVFAGALDFAEALYAVKVRAEAMQKASEAVPSGMLSVIGRREANYRFACLEARKHCESLGIENPVCAISNYLFPDSRVIAGHLQALEFLQENARKYYFTRTKMLPVSGAFHTRLMEPAVEPLADVLKSIEIQKPLVCVYSNVDGKKYMHSKHIQKLLVKQVVSPVMWEQTMHSVYERKQGTEFPYTYEVGPGKQLGAILKKCNLKAWKQYNHVDALEDEEAAET